A single window of Rickettsiella endosymbiont of Dermanyssus gallinae DNA harbors:
- a CDS encoding aminoglycoside phosphotransferase family protein has translation MGPTVLLHGDLHYGNILLSDKYGWLAIDPKGVIGEREYEIPFPRLKGEINESLIKRRLDQFIEISGFDKSRVLGWAFCKAVLAAWWSFEDQGEIWQPFLRCAEILKV, from the coding sequence ATGGGGCCTACGGTATTGCTACATGGGGATTTGCACTACGGTAATATTTTATTGTCAGATAAATATGGTTGGTTAGCGATTGATCCTAAAGGGGTGATAGGTGAACGCGAATATGAAATTCCTTTCCCTCGCTTGAAGGGTGAAATTAATGAAAGCCTTATTAAGCGCCGATTAGACCAATTCATAGAGATATCTGGATTTGATAAATCACGTGTGTTGGGCTGGGCTTTTTGCAAAGCGGTATTAGCGGCCTGGTGGTCATTTGAAGATCAGGGTGAAATTTGGCAACCTTTTCTAAGGTGTGCCGAAATATTAAAAGTATGA
- a CDS encoding HAD family hydrolase yields MQIDFPLSPYENIVFDIGNVVLEWKPEEILKNAWGVSTNFQYYIDKTFGSPEWLKFDKGEIQLDELCLIFSTRLGKSVEEMRRLLEVAKESLVPFPKSLELLDSFEEVGFSLYALTNMPDYTFSYLFNKYEFWKKFKHITVSSHVKMIKPDLAVYEHMLNKNSLDPAKTIFLDDSFKNVQAANELGILGIHFFDAENCIEQLRVYSTANNFPCAGEST; encoded by the coding sequence ATGCAGATTGATTTTCCATTATCTCCCTATGAAAATATCGTATTTGATATAGGAAATGTCGTTTTAGAGTGGAAGCCTGAGGAGATACTAAAAAATGCCTGGGGAGTTTCAACAAACTTTCAATATTATATAGATAAAACATTTGGATCACCTGAGTGGCTGAAATTCGATAAGGGGGAAATTCAACTTGATGAACTTTGTTTGATATTTTCTACTAGGTTAGGAAAATCAGTTGAAGAGATGCGTAGATTATTGGAAGTTGCTAAAGAGTCTTTAGTACCTTTCCCGAAAAGCTTGGAATTATTAGATAGTTTTGAAGAGGTAGGTTTTAGCTTGTACGCTTTAACTAATATGCCAGATTACACATTTAGCTATTTATTTAATAAGTATGAATTTTGGAAAAAATTTAAGCATATTACAGTCTCTTCTCATGTCAAAATGATTAAACCCGATCTAGCTGTTTATGAGCATATGCTCAATAAAAATTCTCTTGATCCTGCCAAAACTATATTTTTAGATGATAGTTTTAAAAATGTACAGGCTGCTAATGAGTTGGGGATATTAGGAATACATTTTTTTGATGCAGAAAATTGTATTGAACAATTAAGAGTTTATAGTACAGCTAATAACTTCCCTTGTGCAGGCGAGAGCACTTAG
- a CDS encoding FAD-dependent oxidoreductase, translated as MKNKVAVVGAGIIGITNAVCLLQEGFSVTVFTKDNPLETNSDAAVATWYTPDNSKPMLQKYCLESLTKFYELIEFEPSCGVKKIPVILYFKGEEDFINSVWAKEPLKTLVNLSDPPAKQAKIPGFPFSVLVHNPLIDPTIYRPYMLKKFKALGGELKIEKIDSLTELTDLYDVVVNSAGWEAKYLTHDPLIYPARGQTETIKIPQDLGASYSLNVEAMDAYVVFRPLSEDCVIGTTYQVGDSDRAVRESDKKAIFQKVSAFFPYVKDKSIEATSKTGIRCGRSEVRIEGEEVNNTHGKQSLIVHCYGHGGTGYSASWGSADEVLKHCKPFTPSMRPTLR; from the coding sequence TTGAAAAATAAAGTTGCAGTTGTGGGTGCTGGCATCATTGGAATAACCAATGCGGTTTGTCTTCTGCAGGAAGGCTTCTCAGTTACCGTGTTTACCAAAGATAACCCACTGGAAACAAATTCGGATGCGGCGGTTGCTACATGGTATACACCTGATAATTCTAAACCGATGTTACAAAAATATTGTTTAGAAAGTTTAACTAAGTTTTATGAATTAATAGAATTTGAACCTTCTTGTGGCGTAAAAAAAATTCCAGTGATCCTTTATTTTAAAGGGGAAGAAGATTTTATAAACAGTGTTTGGGCAAAAGAACCCCTTAAAACATTAGTTAATCTTAGTGATCCGCCTGCCAAGCAAGCAAAAATACCAGGATTTCCCTTCTCGGTGCTTGTGCATAATCCTCTTATAGACCCTACTATTTATCGACCCTATATGCTGAAAAAATTTAAAGCATTAGGTGGAGAGCTTAAAATAGAAAAAATTGATTCCCTAACAGAATTGACTGATTTATATGACGTTGTTGTGAATAGTGCAGGGTGGGAAGCTAAATATCTAACCCATGATCCTCTGATATATCCAGCTCGAGGCCAGACCGAAACGATAAAAATACCTCAAGATTTAGGAGCTAGTTATTCTCTAAACGTTGAAGCAATGGATGCTTATGTTGTTTTTCGCCCTTTGAGTGAGGATTGTGTCATTGGGACAACCTATCAAGTAGGTGATTCTGACAGAGCAGTAAGAGAGAGTGATAAAAAAGCAATTTTTCAAAAAGTTTCTGCTTTTTTTCCTTACGTTAAAGATAAGAGTATTGAAGCAACCTCAAAAACGGGTATTCGTTGTGGAAGATCTGAAGTACGGATAGAGGGAGAAGAAGTAAATAATACTCATGGTAAGCAATCACTTATTGTGCATTGCTATGGACATGGCGGCACGGGGTATAGCGCTTCATGGGGTAGTGCGGATGAAGTTTTGAAGCATTGTAAGCCGTTTACTCCAAGTATGAGGCCAACTTTACGATAA
- a CDS encoding GrpB family protein, whose amino-acid sequence MIDPNEKIRFVELTEYNPEWPRIFSDAAKDIKSILKENCVQIHHIGSTAIPNIYAKPIIDMLPVVKDISLVDSLNHEFENLGYVCMGEYGNPGRRFYWKSKTKRTHNIHLFEQGASEIRRHLLFRDFMIAHKDYAQAYSLLKQSLADVFSEDIENYVNGKSSFIQMIDYKTGSAKAEQLDAKDNIIIEPYHSNWPKLAEAEIKAIKGISSQLSYVSIEHLGSTAVPGLASKPVIDIFIAVKSIEEAKQWIKPLETLAYVFWAENPSKSHLRFFKGMPPFGSKRTHHVHIIENSSGKMEHRILFRDILRRDQKIRLEYEALKMKLSGAHSADREAYTDKKGAFIKKVLREQGYLKSISR is encoded by the coding sequence ATGATTGATCCGAATGAAAAAATAAGGTTTGTTGAACTAACAGAATATAACCCAGAATGGCCAAGAATATTTTCTGATGCTGCCAAGGACATTAAATCTATTCTGAAAGAAAACTGTGTCCAAATTCATCATATTGGTAGCACAGCCATACCTAATATTTATGCTAAACCAATCATTGATATGCTGCCTGTCGTCAAAGATATTAGTTTGGTCGATTCATTAAACCATGAATTTGAAAATCTAGGCTACGTTTGTATGGGAGAATACGGTAATCCTGGCCGTCGTTTTTATTGGAAGTCTAAAACTAAAAGAACCCATAATATTCACTTATTTGAGCAAGGGGCATCTGAAATCAGGCGTCATTTATTATTCAGGGATTTCATGATTGCGCATAAAGATTATGCACAGGCCTATTCGCTGCTAAAACAGTCATTAGCCGACGTATTTTCTGAAGATATAGAAAATTATGTCAATGGAAAAAGTTCTTTTATCCAGATGATCGATTATAAGACCGGCTCAGCAAAAGCCGAACAATTGGATGCGAAAGATAATATTATTATTGAACCGTACCATTCTAATTGGCCTAAACTAGCTGAAGCTGAGATAAAAGCAATTAAAGGAATTTCAAGTCAATTATCATATGTTTCAATAGAGCATTTAGGCAGCACGGCTGTACCAGGGCTTGCAAGCAAGCCAGTGATTGATATTTTTATTGCTGTAAAATCGATAGAAGAAGCTAAGCAATGGATTAAACCACTTGAGACATTAGCTTATGTTTTTTGGGCTGAGAACCCCAGCAAATCTCATTTGAGATTTTTTAAGGGCATGCCGCCCTTTGGATCAAAAAGAACCCATCATGTTCATATTATCGAGAACAGTAGCGGAAAAATGGAACATAGAATTTTATTTAGAGATATCTTAAGACGTGATCAGAAAATTAGGCTTGAATATGAAGCGCTTAAAATGAAATTGTCAGGCGCTCATTCGGCTGATCGCGAGGCATATACGGATAAAAAAGGTGCATTTATTAAAAAAGTGTTGCGGGAACAGGGTTATTTAAAGTCAATATCTCGATAA
- the virB11 gene encoding P-type DNA transfer ATPase VirB11, translated as MSIKALEKYLAPLQPYLQTNGVTEVCINQPGAIFVEEKGKFTRYTSEPLELGYLETLANLITEFNHKQFPNPLLSGYLPTGQRVQCVMSPACEKNKVIFSIRCHSRRDMSLEDYQKSGVFDQYAAANESTYAQTTNLLKSLHAKKDIFGFLEVAIKAKKNMIISGGTGTGKTTFLNACLKLIPETARLITLEDTREVKVNQPNAVHLLFNEDDETITVEKLFKACLRLRPDRILLSELRGTEAWSFLRAANSGHPGSISTVHADTPKGCFDQLVFMMQQAHSSSTEENLRTYIQSIIPIVIQLKRSTNSARFVEIADIYFDSRSI; from the coding sequence ATGTCGATTAAAGCCCTAGAAAAATACTTAGCGCCGTTACAACCCTATTTGCAAACTAACGGTGTTACTGAAGTGTGCATTAATCAACCAGGTGCGATATTTGTTGAAGAAAAGGGGAAGTTTACTCGGTACACCAGTGAACCACTTGAACTCGGTTATCTTGAAACCTTAGCAAACCTGATTACAGAATTTAATCATAAGCAGTTTCCCAATCCTTTGCTTTCCGGTTATTTACCCACAGGTCAACGTGTGCAATGTGTTATGTCACCTGCTTGTGAAAAAAATAAGGTTATCTTTTCCATTCGCTGTCATTCACGGCGTGATATGAGTTTAGAGGATTATCAGAAAAGCGGGGTTTTTGACCAATATGCCGCTGCAAACGAGAGTACATATGCACAAACAACAAATTTACTAAAATCATTGCATGCCAAGAAAGATATTTTTGGTTTTCTGGAAGTAGCCATAAAAGCTAAAAAGAATATGATCATTAGTGGTGGAACTGGCACAGGTAAAACAACCTTTCTGAATGCGTGTTTAAAACTGATTCCTGAGACAGCGCGGTTGATCACCCTAGAAGATACGCGCGAGGTTAAAGTTAATCAGCCTAATGCTGTACATTTATTGTTTAATGAAGACGATGAAACCATCACGGTAGAAAAACTATTTAAAGCCTGTTTACGCTTAAGACCTGATCGGATTCTGCTTTCCGAATTACGGGGCACCGAAGCGTGGTCGTTTCTGAGAGCTGCAAATAGTGGCCATCCTGGCAGTATCAGCACAGTGCATGCCGATACCCCGAAAGGTTGTTTTGATCAGCTCGTTTTTATGATGCAGCAAGCGCACTCATCTTCAACTGAAGAAAACCTACGCACCTATATTCAATCCATTATTCCGATTGTTATCCAGCTAAAACGGAGCACTAACTCAGCAAGATTTGTGGAAATAGCAGATATTTATTTTGATAGTAGATCGATATAA